In the genome of Paramormyrops kingsleyae isolate MSU_618 chromosome 5, PKINGS_0.4, whole genome shotgun sequence, the window CGTGTACCCCTGGACCCGGAGATATTTCGGTGGCTTTGGGAACTTGTACAGCGCCGATGCCATCCTGGCGAACCCCAAGGTCGCTGCCCACGGAAAGGTTGTGTTTGGCGGGCTGGAGAAGGCTGTGAAGAACTTGGATGACATCAAGATAACCTTCGCCCCGCTGAGCGAGCTGCATTCAGAGAAGCTGAACGTGGATCCCGATAACTTCAGAGTGAGTGTCGTTCACTGAGGCTGAAGTGTAATAAGAATGAATCCTTTATTATGTAAACTGATCTTCTAGAGATATTGCAGCGTCTCAAACCATAAATATACTCTTGTCATTTTctaaaaaatgttttgtgttaATCTTTTATATATCccaaatatattacatttaatcgTTTTAATCAGTTTAATAGTTGTAGCttcatttaaataattagaaGTGTTTTCCTATCAGCCATAAATATAATTTTGCCATTTGCCGAAAAAGGCATTTCGTGTCAATATGTTTAATTTCCCAAATATGACTGTAATTCAATAGTTTGGGTTTCACTTAGATAATTAGAGGTGTTTTCCTATAAGATTCCCAGTGTGTTAACGTATTTCTCCTGGACTCTCTTTCTCTCGACAGCTGCTGGCTGACTGTCTCACCCTTGTCATTGCTGGGCAGATGCGCGCTGCGTTCACACCGGAAGTTCAGGCCGCGTGGCAGAAGTttcttgctgttgttgtttctgCTCTCTGCAGGCAGTATTACTAAAGTATCTCAATAAATCAAATGGAATCAATTAAATCAGGTTTTGTTGTATTTCATCCACACACGCTGCcccttttttattttcttttttttgccttCCTCTAGTTTTCCGGACGCTTTGCTGCAGAAACACTTGACAAGAACTTTTCTCCTTGGTTCTTGTACTTTGACTGGTGTCTCTTAAAGGCACATGTGTAGGGTGGCCAGGACGCATCTTCATGACAAATGTCTCCAGTATACGTGTGTGCATCATAGGAGAGCTCAGTATGATTTGTGAAGATTGAAATTGCACCATATACAGTGATAATAAAGTATATAAATCTGTTTATTGGGATGGAAGGACAGTTACACATTTCACTGAGGGTGTTTACTGCCTGGGTTGATTCCTGCCTATTCTTGTATCCTATAAGCAGAGTGTGAGTTTACATTTAGTGTTTTCAAAAATCTGTGTTCTACAGAGTTAGGTATCATAGATTACAATACAAAGAAGGAACACTCAGACTGACTGCAACTGGACTGGGTAATTATATACAATCCCTTGGAGTCAAACTGGCAAGCATTGAAAATAGCTAAGTATGGCTTGAAATAGTTCATtggtcctgggttgttctctgccttgcacctgaaggctctgggattggctccggaccccccatgaataataagcagtttcagaaaatggatggatggaattaatatgtgaaattattatatttatgtaGGTACATATACAAGGGAGGTACCCCAGTAATTTACTCTTGGCTTTGGATTTCCTAATTCTGGTTAGCCGCAAAACGTATTCCAGGATGGAAACATGAAGTATAAAGAATAACAGGCTATGAATAATGCATTTTAGGTGCATGACATCGCATTTGGAAAATCTGAAGTATGTTGTCCATTTGTGTAATACATGTAATATCAAAGCTGAGTGTCATTCTAGGAATCACTACACAGATATTACAGTTTTACAGATTGTTAATTGTATAAAATGCACAAAATTTTATTGTGCAAAATGTATAATTTGGTCTGTTTTGACTCTATTTTGTCATCATATTTTGGATTATGATTATAATGGGGAGAAATGCATTTGTTTGAGGTACATTAGCTATCAACATTTTATTTGGAAAACATCCTATACTTCtcattaggggtgtaacaatataCTCAGCCCATGAGACTAGACGAGACATGATATTGGGTTCACGAGAATGAGACGAGAcgatattttaacaatattttaaggaaaacttcaaagaggaaatatattcctggaaagcagccttttatttgattaatttgaaagacaaaaaaatgctaAGTAATGCAGATGTTTGGTGAAATGTGTTAAATAATCAAGATCATATGCAGTAAAGAATGGAACAAATATCTAgcaccataaaatatttcaccacaaACTCAAGTGACAGGCTTGTCTCCTGTTTGACTTCTCAATTGAACATAAAattgaatataaataaaacaatataaatataaataacctTTTCTTggtattatttaaataaagagctatgatggtgctgcaaatggctttGCATAGTACGTATAGTAGCGTTAGCCGCTGTGTACGACATTATTTGCTTACAGATGGTTCGTGTTTTGTCTGTCACCCTTTTACCGTTTCTATTTTCCGCCAGGGTTcccaaaatgctgccacacaaaAGATCAATAAAAAGTCACATTGCTAAATATTTCTGACAGTttggtattttatttggtttaatACTGGGGAGCAGGAGAGATTTTTAAGTGGGGGGGGGACCAAACAGCGAGCATAAGGTCCC includes:
- the LOC140590990 gene encoding hemoglobin subunit beta-like produces the protein MVQWTDAERAAIADIFGKIDRDVVGPNALARCLIVYPWTRRYFGGFGNLYSADAILANPKVAAHGKVVFGGLEKAVKNLDDIKITFAPLSELHSEKLNVDPDNFRLLADCLTLVIAGQMRAAFTPEVQAAWQKFLAVVVSALCRQYY